The following are encoded in a window of Mycoplasmopsis verecunda genomic DNA:
- the tapR gene encoding TyrS-associated PheT N-terminal domain-related protein TapR, producing the protein MILFNNLDKFFKNTSVIFVDSRVKKDNKITVDDLVFFVDKDNNISSINVLDNNKYLISNDSKFGTLNFESINKIEIAASKAGLKISNEPKFIYGLIKTRSAHPKSERLFVLEVLINDEKTIQIVTNTLDSHEGKVVVLALPGATTFAGTDILSGEMLGVKSEGMLTGYRTLGIDKDGLIFGTENEIGKDFVL; encoded by the coding sequence ATGATATTATTCAATAATTTAGATAAGTTTTTTAAAAATACCTCTGTTATTTTTGTTGATTCTAGAGTAAAAAAAGACAATAAAATTACTGTTGATGATTTAGTCTTTTTTGTTGATAAAGACAATAATATTTCAAGTATAAATGTATTAGATAATAACAAATATTTAATTAGTAATGATTCTAAATTTGGAACATTAAATTTTGAATCAATCAATAAAATTGAAATTGCAGCTTCAAAAGCTGGATTAAAAATTAGTAATGAACCAAAATTTATTTATGGCTTAATAAAAACTAGAAGTGCTCATCCAAAAAGCGAAAGATTATTTGTTCTTGAAGTTTTAATTAATGATGAAAAAACTATTCAAATTGTAACTAATACATTAGATTCACACGAAGGAAAAGTGGTTGTTTTAGCATTACCCGGAGCTACAACATTTGCTGGAACTGATATTTTATCAGGAGAAATGTTGGGAGTTAAATCAGAAGGAATGCTTACTGGATATAGAACATTAGGAATAGATAAAGATGGGTTAATTTTTGGAACTGAAAATGAAATAGGAAAGGATTTTGTTTTATAA
- the tyrS gene encoding tyrosine--tRNA ligase, translating into MTVIEDLRQRGILKQISNESKFNNLTSGDAVYCGFDPTATSLHLGNYIQIANLLRFKQYGYKVYAVLGGATGMIGDPSFKDAERQLLDNETLQLNKSKIKSQLEKYGLEVIDNYDFYKHMNILVFLRDVGKLVNVSYMLAKDSVATRIEKGLSFTEFSYQLIQGWDFLQLYKNKNVKVQFGGSDQWGNITTGLDMISTVFGNDHNAVAITANLLTDANGNKFGKSTGGGSLWLDPEKTKPYVMYQFLLNQPDSEISKLLNWLTFLDKNEIDEIIKLHNQDASKRIAQKALAFNVIKQVHNEEEAKKAHLASTILFSKDLDLSSIQTEEIAKLQDVLNTIQLKSNENLVSQLINLGVLKSKREAKEFIQNKALKVNLYPMDEDSVFTSDIWEGKYALLHIGKKNIYLVKAQDN; encoded by the coding sequence ATGACTGTAATTGAAGATTTAAGACAACGTGGAATATTAAAACAAATTTCTAATGAAAGTAAATTCAATAATTTAACATCGGGTGATGCGGTATATTGTGGTTTTGATCCAACCGCAACTAGTTTACATTTAGGGAACTATATACAAATTGCTAATTTATTGAGATTTAAACAATATGGTTATAAAGTGTATGCTGTTTTAGGTGGGGCTACTGGAATGATTGGGGATCCATCATTTAAAGATGCTGAAAGACAGCTATTAGATAATGAAACATTACAATTAAACAAATCAAAAATTAAATCACAACTTGAAAAATATGGTTTAGAAGTTATCGATAATTATGACTTCTATAAACATATGAATATTTTAGTTTTCTTAAGAGACGTAGGGAAATTGGTTAATGTTTCATATATGTTGGCTAAAGATTCAGTTGCTACAAGAATCGAAAAAGGATTAAGTTTTACAGAGTTTTCATATCAATTAATTCAAGGATGAGACTTTCTACAACTATATAAAAATAAAAATGTAAAAGTGCAATTTGGCGGTTCAGATCAGTGAGGAAATATTACAACTGGTTTAGATATGATTTCAACAGTATTTGGTAATGACCATAATGCAGTAGCTATTACTGCTAACTTATTAACAGATGCAAATGGAAATAAATTTGGTAAATCTACAGGTGGCGGATCATTATGATTAGATCCTGAAAAAACAAAGCCATATGTTATGTATCAATTCCTTTTAAATCAACCAGATAGTGAAATATCTAAATTATTAAATTGATTAACATTCCTAGATAAAAATGAAATTGATGAAATTATTAAATTACATAATCAAGATGCTTCAAAAAGAATTGCACAAAAAGCTCTTGCTTTTAATGTAATTAAGCAAGTGCATAATGAAGAAGAAGCAAAGAAAGCACATTTAGCTTCAACAATTTTATTTAGCAAGGATTTAGATTTATCTTCAATACAAACTGAAGAAATTGCTAAGCTTCAAGATGTATTAAATACAATACAACTTAAATCAAATGAAAATTTAGTTTCTCAATTAATTAACTTAGGTGTTTTAAAATCTAAACGTGAAGCTAAGGAATTTATTCAAAATAAAGCTTTAAAAGTAAATTTATACCCAATGGATGAAGATAGTGTATTTACATCTGATATTTGAGAAGGCAAATATGCTTTATTACATATTGGTAAAAAGAATATTTACTTAGTTAAAGCGCAAGATAATTAA
- a CDS encoding phosphotransferase family protein has product MKRKIEIGHTNISYQTDQTMLQTKVYNKFNHKIDYEQLAQFDFVPRLIKDTQDEIEWEWIKTQPLVFNEDTLKQIARNFKTLHDSSVQFPKTNVASRVKEYRKILKDRNIKIDVIDEYYKRINLILKNSESNRPLHNDLYLDNILLSTEGKIYFVDWEYATMGDKHFDLAYFICGAFLTPKQEKIFLDEYDSYWEEYLIQQKILVYYLTILWDNAQEVKPFDDSFCIQRVKEVVKEYEYKKKNRLFRQ; this is encoded by the coding sequence ATGAAAAGAAAAATAGAAATCGGACATACAAATATTAGTTATCAAACTGACCAAACAATGCTACAAACTAAGGTTTATAATAAATTTAATCACAAGATTGACTATGAACAACTAGCTCAATTTGATTTTGTTCCAAGACTTATTAAAGATACTCAAGACGAAATTGAGTGAGAATGAATTAAAACTCAGCCACTTGTGTTTAATGAAGATACTTTAAAGCAAATTGCACGCAATTTTAAAACATTGCATGATTCTAGTGTTCAGTTTCCTAAAACCAATGTGGCGTCTAGAGTTAAGGAATATCGCAAAATACTTAAAGATAGAAATATTAAAATTGATGTAATAGATGAATATTACAAAAGAATTAATCTAATTTTAAAAAATTCAGAATCCAATCGTCCATTACATAACGATCTGTATTTGGATAATATTTTACTTTCAACTGAAGGAAAAATATATTTTGTAGATTGAGAATATGCAACTATGGGCGATAAACATTTCGATCTTGCTTACTTTATTTGTGGCGCTTTTTTAACACCTAAACAAGAAAAAATATTTTTAGATGAATACGATTCATACTGAGAAGAATATCTAATTCAACAAAAGATTTTGGTATATTACTTAACAATACTATGGGATAATGCTCAAGAAGTTAAACCTTTTGATGATTCATTCTGTATTCAAAGAGTAAAAGAAGTTGTTAAAGAGTATGAATACAAAAAGAAAAATAGACTTTTTAGACAATAA
- a CDS encoding phosphatidate cytidylyltransferase → MQKIQKDEKKNFYLNRFIPAIVLVVILIALLVIMSFSFRSDLYANFSNAGFWVLRITSVLLLGLISGWIFYELSKAYSHMLVPSIILTIFFVGSLMLGPDMFTNVLFGHGKVGQFELNINRIDNPKDLSGATYFGYLLTAYVFDFWTPLTSLIIVLIFFLIRLIVIKNLNMTGLIYKTFSLWFISLIVTIFIKMFVVLMTQPYGIELILLMIVIASSYDMGGYFGGKFLGHKFIKAKLAPAISPKKTWEGAFVGYVVSFIATILYIYIVWGIRGQSANSVAGVLNNISSRFFPFLLVFLFVAPVIALFGDLYFSLVKRRNEIKDFSNILKEHGGVLDRIDSISFVFVFFGILGAFSVL, encoded by the coding sequence ATGCAAAAAATACAAAAAGATGAAAAAAAGAATTTTTATTTAAATAGATTTATACCAGCTATAGTGCTAGTTGTTATTTTAATCGCTTTACTTGTGATAATGAGTTTTTCATTCAGAAGTGATTTATATGCTAATTTTTCAAATGCTGGATTTTGAGTTCTTAGAATAACTTCTGTACTCTTACTAGGTTTAATATCTGGATGAATTTTTTATGAGCTTTCTAAAGCTTATAGTCATATGTTAGTACCTTCCATTATTTTAACTATATTTTTTGTGGGTTCTTTAATGCTAGGCCCTGATATGTTTACTAATGTGTTATTTGGGCATGGTAAAGTTGGCCAATTCGAATTGAATATTAATAGAATAGATAATCCTAAAGATTTAAGTGGAGCTACATATTTTGGATACTTGCTAACTGCATATGTGTTTGATTTTTGAACACCATTGACATCTTTAATTATAGTTTTAATATTTTTCTTAATTAGATTAATTGTAATTAAGAACTTAAATATGACTGGATTAATATATAAAACATTTTCACTATGATTTATTTCTTTAATAGTAACCATATTTATCAAGATGTTTGTTGTATTAATGACACAACCTTATGGAATTGAATTAATTTTATTAATGATAGTTATAGCATCATCATATGATATGGGTGGATATTTTGGCGGAAAATTCCTTGGTCATAAATTTATAAAAGCTAAATTAGCTCCTGCTATAAGCCCTAAGAAAACATGAGAAGGTGCTTTTGTAGGTTATGTAGTTTCATTTATAGCTACTATACTTTATATATACATAGTTTGAGGAATCAGAGGACAAAGTGCTAACTCAGTAGCAGGAGTGCTAAATAATATTAGTTCAAGATTTTTCCCATTTTTATTAGTATTTTTATTTGTAGCACCAGTTATAGCATTATTTGGCGATTTATATTTCTCACTTGTAAAGAGAAGAAATGAAATAAAAGATTTTTCAAACATTTTAAAAGAACATGGTGGTGTGTTAGATAGAATAGATTCCATTTCATTTGTATTTGTATTTTTTGGAATTTTAGGTGCTTTTTCAGTTCTTTAA
- a CDS encoding PolC-type DNA polymerase III, producing the protein MKYSDSGFQKLMDYLGLSFLSSLKDAIFDVEKLEFKRDENNQIKYQKVYLKSSIPAWEDFKQLLLICKKEKFWIEFDYIDFDLSNLEIKNYILGMLDISDKLCQTILCRHLKMFNSLEYNASNKSWEFLFSDKDQMRDLEMQSAVLSSTMRSFGFKNFMLLPKYIDACDWTPEQDIRNQYAKSCQIYTELDDNYSQQQTGFERKVSDKKYNSNRHYRKSSKNYSTVSIEYINSLAPEVIDIPVMTSGIVYKQDIIERPEFKIYKFYISNYYDALEISYFVNNNNVPEYIPTINDYVEVYGTVANPYSYRGEGPLNKIIKAHSFIKIDNPRNIKQDNADFKRVELSARSKMSTMDGLLDPKDLIEIASKYGHKAVALVDSNGVQGFPEFYHSAKKAGIKPIYGVSFDVIDKNHNFLLNYDHTNPNILTSEYVVLDIETTHLSAQYGELIEFGASVVVDGEIKETHQFFIKAKKPLSSTTINLTNITDVMLENEGYSLHEGLEKIYKIINNRICVAHNAHFDSHFIYQKFIQENMELPKTFFIDTLIVSRYLFSEKREHNLGAFCANLSVVYDANVAHRADYDADVLAQAWIKAMYLLHEKGINRFDELDSIQDNSIYNRTRSSQVTVLALNQKGLKELFNLVTLSLTHRFFGSPKLFLEDLVKSPNLLFGSGGLKSRFLDYMFYSSDLAIKDILDKFDYIEIPHINALDHYIESPDKFSQFEVQDTIIRMIQLAQQNNKIPVAIGDVRYQDKLDQNVFKCLVYSKGIGNATHFLFDYKKAQSKKNKLPDLAFYTTDEMLESFNFIKNDELIQDIVINNPNHIANMVQDDIEVIHKDLYTPKFDNSKDKLYELVYKTAHEKYGEILPPLIEERLKKEITPILQYGFDVIYWISHKLVKKSLDNGYLVGSRGSVGSSLVATMAGITEVNPLPPHYICSKCKNFELVNVEGITSGFDLDDKICPKCNIVMEKDGQTIPFETFLGFNADKVPDIDLNFSGDYQGEIHNEIKRLFGESHTFRAGTISTIKSKTAYGYVRKAVEEYGFEFSNPYIDFLSTKMEGVKRTTGQHPGGIIIIPKEFDVEDFTPINYPADDISLDWKTTHFDFHAIHDNVLKLDILGHVDPTAIRMLERLTGLDVKKDIPKKDPAVMSLFSSTKALNIEPKDIGGEITGALGLPEFGTNFVRRMLYEAKAESFADLISLSGLSHGTDVWTGNAQSLINEKGFTLKDVISCRDDIMVYLINKGVDPLYSFKIMEKVRKGKGLTEEESTQLRKDNVPEWYIDSMKKIKYMFPKAHATAYVLMAWRIAWFKLYYPLEYYATFFTTRVEEFDIQTLKDDYGAIKINKKIKEIEFSKDKKVKDENLMQTLEIARELYARGFNISNIDLKRSLATEWVVDKEHKTLIPPFSAIGGLGEAVANKIVEGRNEQQYMSKEDFKKRSGINITLYKYLNDELGILDYLNETNQMKLF; encoded by the coding sequence ATGAAATATTCTGATTCAGGATTTCAAAAACTTATGGACTATTTAGGCCTAAGTTTTTTATCATCCTTAAAAGATGCGATTTTTGATGTCGAGAAACTTGAGTTTAAAAGAGATGAGAATAATCAAATCAAGTATCAAAAGGTATATTTAAAATCCTCTATTCCGGCTTGAGAAGATTTTAAGCAACTTTTATTAATTTGTAAAAAAGAAAAATTTTGAATTGAGTTTGACTATATTGATTTTGATTTAAGCAATCTTGAAATCAAAAATTATATTTTAGGAATGTTAGATATAAGTGATAAACTATGCCAAACTATTTTATGTAGACATTTAAAAATGTTTAATTCACTAGAATATAATGCTTCAAATAAATCATGAGAATTTCTCTTTAGCGATAAAGACCAAATGAGAGATTTAGAAATGCAATCTGCAGTTTTATCTAGCACAATGAGAAGTTTTGGGTTTAAAAACTTTATGCTTCTTCCGAAATACATTGATGCTTGTGATTGAACTCCTGAACAAGATATTCGAAATCAATATGCTAAATCTTGTCAAATTTACACTGAATTAGATGATAATTATTCGCAACAACAAACTGGCTTTGAAAGAAAAGTGTCTGATAAAAAATATAATTCAAATAGACACTATCGTAAATCAAGTAAAAATTACTCTACAGTCTCTATCGAATATATCAATTCACTAGCTCCAGAAGTAATTGATATACCTGTTATGACAAGTGGAATAGTTTATAAACAAGATATAATAGAAAGACCTGAATTTAAAATTTATAAATTTTACATTTCGAATTATTATGATGCACTTGAAATATCTTATTTTGTCAATAACAACAATGTTCCAGAATATATCCCGACAATTAATGATTATGTAGAAGTATATGGTACTGTAGCAAACCCATATTCATATCGTGGCGAAGGGCCATTAAACAAAATTATCAAGGCGCACTCTTTTATTAAAATTGATAACCCAAGAAATATTAAGCAAGATAATGCTGATTTTAAAAGAGTTGAATTATCTGCTCGGTCAAAAATGAGCACAATGGATGGATTACTTGATCCAAAAGATTTAATTGAGATTGCGTCAAAATATGGACATAAAGCTGTAGCTTTAGTTGATTCTAATGGAGTTCAAGGATTTCCTGAGTTTTATCATTCTGCTAAAAAAGCTGGTATTAAGCCAATTTATGGTGTGTCTTTTGATGTAATTGATAAAAACCATAATTTCTTGCTTAATTATGATCATACAAATCCAAATATTTTAACCTCAGAATATGTTGTTCTTGATATTGAAACTACTCACTTATCGGCACAATATGGAGAATTAATTGAATTTGGAGCTTCGGTTGTAGTTGATGGTGAAATTAAAGAAACACACCAATTTTTTATAAAAGCTAAGAAACCTTTATCTTCAACTACAATTAATCTGACTAATATAACGGATGTAATGCTAGAAAATGAAGGATATTCGTTACATGAGGGGCTTGAAAAGATATATAAAATTATAAATAATAGAATTTGTGTAGCTCACAATGCTCACTTTGACTCTCATTTTATATATCAAAAATTCATTCAAGAAAATATGGAACTTCCAAAAACCTTTTTTATTGATACATTGATAGTTTCTAGATATTTATTTAGTGAAAAAAGAGAACATAATTTAGGTGCTTTCTGTGCAAATTTATCGGTAGTATATGATGCTAATGTAGCACACCGTGCTGATTATGATGCGGATGTATTGGCTCAAGCTTGAATAAAGGCAATGTATTTATTGCATGAAAAAGGAATTAATAGATTTGATGAATTGGATTCAATTCAAGATAATAGTATTTATAATCGTACTCGTTCTTCTCAAGTTACTGTGTTAGCGTTAAATCAAAAAGGATTAAAAGAACTATTTAATTTAGTTACTTTATCATTAACACATAGATTTTTCGGATCTCCAAAATTATTTCTAGAAGATTTAGTTAAGTCTCCTAATTTATTATTTGGATCAGGTGGATTAAAATCTAGATTCCTGGATTATATGTTTTATTCATCAGATTTAGCTATTAAAGATATTCTAGATAAATTTGATTATATTGAAATACCACACATAAATGCTCTAGATCACTATATTGAATCACCTGATAAATTTTCACAATTTGAAGTTCAAGACACTATTATTAGAATGATACAATTAGCTCAACAAAATAATAAAATACCAGTAGCAATTGGTGATGTTAGATACCAAGATAAATTAGACCAAAATGTTTTCAAATGCCTTGTATATTCAAAAGGGATAGGAAATGCAACACACTTTTTATTTGATTATAAAAAAGCACAATCTAAAAAGAACAAGCTGCCTGATTTAGCTTTTTATACAACTGATGAAATGCTTGAATCATTCAACTTCATAAAAAATGATGAATTAATTCAAGATATTGTAATAAATAATCCAAATCATATTGCAAATATGGTCCAAGATGATATCGAAGTTATTCATAAAGACTTATATACACCTAAATTTGATAATTCTAAAGATAAACTTTATGAATTGGTTTATAAAACAGCTCATGAAAAATATGGTGAAATACTTCCACCTTTAATTGAAGAAAGATTAAAGAAAGAAATTACACCTATATTACAATATGGATTTGATGTTATATATTGAATATCGCATAAACTTGTTAAAAAATCTCTTGATAATGGATATTTAGTAGGGAGCCGTGGAAGTGTTGGCTCTTCATTAGTTGCAACAATGGCCGGAATTACTGAAGTAAACCCATTACCACCGCATTATATTTGTTCAAAATGTAAAAATTTTGAACTAGTTAATGTTGAAGGTATAACATCAGGATTTGACTTAGATGATAAAATTTGTCCTAAATGTAATATAGTTATGGAAAAAGATGGACAAACAATTCCGTTCGAAACATTCTTAGGGTTTAATGCTGATAAAGTTCCTGATATTGATTTAAACTTCTCAGGAGATTATCAAGGAGAAATACATAACGAAATTAAGAGATTATTTGGTGAATCACATACTTTTAGAGCTGGTACTATATCAACTATTAAAAGTAAAACGGCATATGGTTATGTAAGAAAAGCTGTAGAAGAATATGGATTTGAGTTTTCTAATCCTTATATAGATTTCTTATCCACGAAAATGGAAGGGGTAAAAAGAACAACAGGTCAACACCCTGGAGGAATTATAATTATTCCGAAAGAATTTGATGTAGAAGATTTTACTCCAATTAATTATCCTGCTGATGATATTTCATTAGATTGAAAAACAACTCACTTTGATTTCCATGCTATTCATGATAATGTGCTTAAGCTGGATATTTTAGGTCATGTTGATCCTACAGCTATCAGAATGCTAGAAAGACTAACTGGATTAGATGTAAAAAAAGATATTCCTAAAAAAGACCCAGCTGTTATGTCTCTTTTTAGTAGTACAAAAGCACTTAATATAGAACCTAAAGATATAGGTGGTGAAATAACAGGCGCATTAGGATTACCTGAATTTGGTACCAACTTTGTTCGTAGGATGTTATATGAAGCTAAGGCTGAATCATTTGCTGATTTAATTTCATTATCAGGTTTATCGCATGGAACAGATGTGTGAACAGGAAATGCCCAAAGTCTTATTAATGAAAAAGGATTTACCTTAAAAGATGTTATATCTTGTCGTGATGATATTATGGTTTACTTAATTAATAAAGGGGTTGATCCGTTATATTCATTTAAGATAATGGAAAAAGTTCGTAAAGGTAAGGGACTAACTGAAGAAGAAAGCACACAATTAAGAAAAGATAATGTTCCGGAATGATATATAGATTCAATGAAAAAGATTAAATATATGTTCCCTAAAGCGCACGCTACTGCCTATGTATTAATGGCATGAAGAATTGCTTGATTTAAACTATATTATCCACTTGAGTACTATGCAACATTTTTCACAACAAGAGTTGAAGAATTTGATATTCAGACATTAAAAGATGATTATGGAGCAATTAAAATAAATAAAAAGATTAAAGAAATTGAATTCTCAAAAGATAAAAAAGTTAAAGATGAAAACTTAATGCAAACACTTGAAATTGCTCGTGAATTATATGCAAGAGGATTTAATATTTCCAATATAGACTTAAAAAGATCGCTAGCTACTGAATGAGTTGTGGATAAAGAGCACAAAACATTAATACCACCATTTTCAGCAATTGGTGGGCTTGGAGAAGCTGTAGCAAATAAAATTGTTGAAGGCAGAAATGAACAGCAATATATGTCAAAAGAAGATTTCAAGAAGCGAAGTGGTATTAACATAACCTTATATAAATATCTAAATGATGAGTTAGGAATATTAGATTATTTAAACGAAACAAACCAAATGAAGTTATTTTAA
- the tuf gene encoding elongation factor Tu, translating to MAKLDFDRSKEHVNVGTIGHVDHGKTTLTAAIATVLAKKGLSEARDYASIDNAPEERARGITINTSHIEYQTENRHYAHVDCPGHADYVKNMITGAAQMDGAILVVAATDGPMPQTREHILLSKQVGVPRIVVFLNKCDMLEGEEEMIELVEMEIRSLLSEYGFDGDNAPIIRGSALKALEGDAKYEDKVMELMNAVDSYIETPVKEFDKPFLMAVEDVFTITGRGTVATGRVERGTLKLNDEVEIVGLKPTKKTVVTGIEMFRKNLKEAQAGDNAGLLLRGINREDVERGQVLAKPGSIVPHTEFEAAIYVLKKEEGGRHTPFFKNYKPQFYFRTTDVTGGIEFEPGREMVMPGENVNLKVKLIAPIAVEEGTKFSIREGGRTVGAGSVTKIIK from the coding sequence ATGGCAAAATTAGATTTTGATCGTTCAAAAGAACACGTAAACGTTGGTACAATCGGACACGTTGACCACGGTAAAACAACTTTAACTGCTGCTATTGCTACAGTTTTAGCTAAAAAAGGTTTATCAGAAGCTCGTGACTATGCTTCTATCGATAATGCTCCAGAAGAAAGAGCACGTGGAATTACAATTAATACTTCACACATCGAATACCAAACAGAAAACCGTCACTACGCACACGTTGACTGTCCTGGTCACGCTGACTACGTTAAAAACATGATTACAGGGGCTGCTCAAATGGATGGTGCTATCTTAGTTGTTGCTGCAACAGATGGACCTATGCCTCAAACACGTGAACACATTCTTTTATCTAAACAAGTTGGTGTTCCTCGTATCGTTGTTTTCTTAAACAAATGCGATATGTTAGAAGGTGAAGAAGAAATGATCGAATTAGTAGAAATGGAAATTCGTTCACTTCTTTCAGAATACGGATTTGACGGAGACAATGCTCCAATTATCCGTGGTTCAGCTTTAAAAGCTCTTGAAGGTGATGCTAAATACGAAGATAAAGTTATGGAACTTATGAACGCTGTTGATTCATACATTGAAACACCAGTTAAAGAATTCGACAAACCATTCTTAATGGCAGTTGAAGACGTATTTACAATTACAGGACGTGGAACAGTTGCTACAGGTCGTGTAGAACGTGGAACACTTAAATTAAACGATGAAGTTGAAATCGTTGGATTAAAACCTACTAAGAAAACAGTTGTTACAGGAATTGAAATGTTCCGTAAAAACCTTAAAGAAGCTCAAGCAGGGGACAACGCTGGATTATTACTTCGTGGAATTAACCGTGAAGATGTTGAACGTGGACAAGTTCTTGCAAAACCAGGTTCAATCGTTCCTCACACAGAATTCGAAGCTGCTATCTATGTACTTAAAAAAGAAGAAGGTGGACGTCACACACCATTCTTTAAAAACTATAAACCACAATTCTACTTCCGTACAACAGACGTAACAGGTGGTATTGAATTTGAACCAGGACGTGAAATGGTTATGCCTGGTGAAAACGTTAACTTAAAAGTTAAATTAATTGCACCTATCGCTGTTGAAGAAGGAACAAAATTCTCAATCCGTGAAGGTGGACGTACAGTAGGAGCTGGTTCAGTTACAAAAATTATTAAATAA
- the recA gene encoding recombinase RecA → MNEEKNKENTQQVIKDTLKEITKKLGEESIMLLGDIPYISVDTFHSGSYILDKLLGINGLPKGKIIEIYGPESSGKTSLALSAIAEVQKSGGIAAFIDAEHSIDSEYASKIGVDVSKLILSQPNSGEQGLEIVDILAKTGNVDLIVVDSVAALVPEAELNGEMTDLQIGAQARLMSKGLRKITGNLNKNKTTIIFINQIREKVGVIFGSPETTPGGRALKFYSSIRIEVRKGSPITEGKDIVGNEIKFKVVKNKLSIPYKTGQSELYFSTGLDKYGELVEIGVEKGVLEKKGAWFSYKGENIAQGKKNMRNIIFSNIEMHQEILNSF, encoded by the coding sequence ATGAACGAAGAAAAAAATAAAGAAAATACCCAACAAGTTATAAAAGATACTTTAAAAGAAATAACAAAAAAATTAGGTGAAGAATCAATAATGCTACTAGGTGATATACCTTATATATCTGTTGACACTTTTCATAGTGGAAGCTATATATTAGATAAATTATTAGGTATTAATGGATTGCCGAAAGGAAAAATCATTGAAATATATGGACCTGAAAGTTCTGGAAAAACATCATTAGCCTTAAGCGCAATAGCAGAAGTGCAAAAATCTGGTGGAATTGCAGCCTTTATAGATGCTGAACATTCAATTGATTCAGAATATGCATCGAAAATTGGTGTAGATGTTAGCAAATTAATTTTGTCACAACCTAATTCAGGTGAACAAGGATTAGAAATTGTAGATATTTTAGCAAAAACAGGTAATGTGGATTTAATTGTTGTTGATAGTGTTGCTGCATTAGTACCTGAGGCGGAATTAAATGGCGAAATGACTGATTTACAAATAGGTGCTCAAGCTAGACTTATGTCCAAAGGATTAAGAAAAATTACTGGAAACCTAAATAAGAATAAGACAACAATAATATTTATTAATCAAATAAGAGAAAAGGTTGGTGTTATTTTTGGGAGTCCTGAAACAACTCCTGGTGGCCGTGCTTTAAAATTTTATTCAAGCATAAGAATTGAAGTGAGAAAGGGTTCACCTATAACTGAAGGTAAAGATATAGTAGGTAATGAAATAAAATTTAAAGTAGTTAAAAATAAATTATCAATACCATATAAAACAGGTCAATCAGAATTATATTTCTCAACTGGACTGGATAAATATGGTGAATTAGTAGAAATAGGCGTTGAAAAAGGTGTGTTAGAAAAGAAAGGAGCTTGATTTAGCTACAAAGGAGAAAATATTGCACAAGGAAAGAAAAATATGCGGAATATAATATTTTCAAACATCGAAATGCATCAAGAAATTTTAAATTCATTTTAG